The genome window ccatcaacggtaaccggagtcatacttgagcacaccacttcaaattctttcaaatgtttgttcggatcctccatggacagcccatggaactttggaatgtggtggagcaaacttgactttaacttgaactcttcggttttaccttgagcagccatgggatattggatacacaatggtgcggcattatccaaacccgaggcggcaagctccttgagcgtacggttgtccatggctataccttgctcttctccacccacttgtgtCGTGGGcttctcttcaacctcaacttcttactcttctaattcaggctcaggactaggaggattagactcttgcaatttctttttccttctcaaagtcctctcaaaatgtaaacaaagtgttttttgtgtcaaaattcgtaggattttaccacctaacatttcaaaggttgtttttcattgtttttaagtgtttttagaatgttttgatgtgtttttatgtggctttaccagaaaatccgaaaattcaagaaaaaaaatagaaaaagttttgaaaaaacccaaaaagagttgttttaaagttgtttttgtgtgtttgtgtcatagagtaccttccaacacaatgatgaggatttggtttttaattgcatgaccgttaaagaaagttataaacatggatggacgtttgatttactctttggtttatgcttggtcatcgttgttgtttacgaattcacatgtaatcacaaaggaaaagaaaaaaaaatttagtttttgtaacatgcttgaaggaatgaactcaaactaacgctacaaccctgtgagacttgagcctaaacattctttggagagttaataatctgtgaatttgttgttttctaaagtcgttgcatgatctcatcattctttgcttggttgctacttagaaggcgtgtcatcattatagatccaaatattagaactcttacccatttcattcaaagcataaaaattgattagcataactaacaagatgaagttgtttagtagttatcaccagagccaaaaagccttcaacccatgtatttgtttttgtaggatcagcccctttgagccttatttagcctatttttgttgttagccacattatccttacctagcttagattaggactatccatacccttgttcttaaaggataataaagcatgacttagagggaattccttttgatcaatgttgtgcagaaaactaagtgtgggggaagggaaagtttgtgtgccaaaagaagtAAGGAGGGCACGGGTTagacaaagaaaaaacaaaagaaaaaaaaatcgtagaaaaagaaagaaaaaaagaaaaaagtatgaaaaggagttgaaagagcataaaatgagctctaagttggttgttgaagcaagggtccaaaaagttgaatttgaccctaagtgttgcatgagtcttccccttgtgtttcaaaattgatttttgcatgcaaaagtgaattctaagtgtcaatttcattactttgtttattattctttaagaatgtttgtttatccttacctttctttgttagccaataccttagccccattacaaccctttgcttctatcttgattgttatgtgtttcaatatgtggagtttggaattggtatgagcatatgatatccctggttctcgcatctaagtagtagtattccattcatgagatcatatctaaatgcttattaactcccgaaaatgctttctttgttatacatatatgtgagcgttcgttttcatatttacatcaatcttctcacatataactagtatagggtgtggagttagaaaatctgtgtgaaaattgagtgcatatctagtaaggactTGAGCaatttctctaaggcatgttactacattcaaaatcatgttttaaatggttatatgtgaactagtacgtggtgactatgattaagtatgtgcttaagtgtgaagatgactaaaatctatgggaatgatgatttttaatatgtcatgtaccattggaaatccctgaggcgattgttggaaggtttaggtcatgttttgtttcgttgttttgctcgaggactagcaaaagctaagtgtgggggaatttgataggagcatatttatgcgccttacttagctagttcttatgcatttatgttgtgttttcttagttaaagtggtcttttaagctattttcatgtgttttcaggttttagagacaaagtgagcaaaaggatgcaatttggagcattttggagcaaaattgggctagaatggagttcatgcacatgaagcacaagagatgaacgaatttgaaggattgatgaagctaggaatgtgttttgaagttgaagaattgaagatacaaaaattcctaattgaagtgggaaagtgcttaattgaagatgaaatcctagttgaagatggattcctagttgaagttggattcctagaagattgaagtttcctactcaaacaaggtttcctacttgaagaagggaagttgaagccaaagaatcagctcaagtgaagaaaccttatccaaaacattatccaaaccctatcctatccaatcctatcttatcttatcctatcctaatttaattccagctgcatgggggatttattttcagataaggacacattaaaattggtttctagaagcccttatccactcctacaaaggtgccacaccttatcccttgttttttctagaaatcagccacaaaacaacctttctagaaggccttatcccttgtcctacaaaagtgacgccccaaacctttctagaacttctagaaacctgattattcctttcccccttggtttctaaaagccttagccttttccttcaaggattgtgtgttattatcctatacaaattaggcttttaaatccttttcctttgctacataggggctgcgaatttcagcctataaataccatcctttgctgcaccatttagtcaccatcctctaccatattttcactacaccattcacccaaacatccctcattgtgccgtgagtttgcaaggaaaagaaggaagaactcttggagtcgtgcatgccattcaaggagcttggattgtggagcgattctaggtgttttctatctttgttagaatgtttaaatttatttatctttgtttatttgcgaacatgaggaactaatttctttatagttagaggggaattcaaagccatgatcatatgttttatatgacttgattacctccagttatgatttcatgaatcgtgaatgtggtttacttatctatttgattgataacttgttcttgtgtgttaattaaggatgcatacttagttcgcatgcatgaatttgatgctagagtataagggaatttcacctaatcgttattaacttatattcataagtagtaaaagtcgatagtcacgattgtgttaagtaaatccttggcaaaagTAACATgtgtatcccatagttatgaatgcttcgtcaatgcttatgatttccattgaacttaatgatctttgatatgtgtctctatcatgcgtattccatagttagggtccttgataagaataatttggttgtaatgcgtatcccattcaattcaatgaatctagggaaatctgagaattaattggtcaatctagttaatttggggcattgtcattcatggtttattgaaagagtaattggaaatcaagtcgtatgcatatgtttcatgtgtggagaaggaaccttctaactagcctttcaccatcttaattttcatcaaaacgtttttgtcaaagtttgttttcaaagtttctgttttcaaagttaaatttgtccaaaatcaatccccctttacttagttgagtcatagtagttagaaatcactttagtttgtgtttttaagtgtcttaggtcaagttaaaaccaattttcgtccaagtttgtgtctagtgttcaaaactgcccagattgtggttttaaggcagttttgagtgtttttgggctgttttgagtcttttggtttgttttggtgttttaaagtttagttttgcattctttgagtctagtttagtgttttaaacttgtttttacgtatttgagtcagttttcaagtgattttgcaatccctcctaatccccagtttagaacgatccctacttacatactttgctacaattgataaaaagagggttaatttgagtgtcaacataattttcacatcaatatgagagtgtgaaccctttgccaaggggtgtaaacatgtatatataggccccaaaaaccttagagaatcaggttaggctagggagaatgcacggcaaagagtgtatgtggtgtgcaatggtccaagggtgaaaatgaagtgatgatgcaaagtgtgaagggtaaaatggagtggtcttgaagctagggagcatgaatgattgtgtacattgcatagagatggaaagggaggtgaaaatgtgtcaataaatgggtcaaaggtgcagcaacatgtggtacacaaggcatgggattccaaatgtgaatgatggagcatcaattggtgcatgttatggttgtgaaagttgtataaaattttgtgggtgaagggaacaagaggtatcaagcaattaagtgtaataattaaatgaattgaagcatgaaatcagaaattatgtaggggacaagagtgatcaagcatggcatgggaatccaaagggaattctatgttgttttgcatggcaatgaaggcaagttggagtgacaaatttttgggctgtgttcttcatcttttggaccataattcttcacattcttggcctctttagttctcaaattcgtccatccactttggcccaaatatgtgacatgcattccaagctccattttgctccaaaatgctccaaaatgcatcttcttgcctactttgtccataaaatctgaaaacacacgaaaatgactttaaacattaaaataactaaggaaacacgacataaatgcacaagaacaagccaactaagtcgcataaatatgctcctatcattgggccaagaagaatccatgagggtaatggccgaagtacatgaaggagtatgtggagcacatcatgctggaacgaagatgagatggttgcttaggaggtatggttatttctggcccgacatggagAAAGATTGTAAGTCTTATGCCCGAGgttgtgaagaatgtcaaaggCACGGACCTCTCCAGCATGTGCCCTCGGTACCTTTAaatccagtggtcaagccttggcccttcagaggatgggcgatggacttcatcgggcaaatctatccagcttctagtaaagggcatactttcataattgtagcaacggattacttcaccaagtgggtggaagcatcagcagtaaaatccataacttcagcCACAGTCAAGAATTTTATCGAGACCAAGATTCTGCACAGATTTGGGGTGCCCCAAACTATAGTGACGGATCGTggaccatcttttatttcaaaagaagttgaggaGTTTGCaagtaagtacaaaataaagatgatccagtccaGTCCGTACTACCCTCAATCAAATGGCCAGGCAGAGGCCAGCAACAAGATCCTGGTCAACATTATCATGAGGATGGTGATTGATAGTCCAGAAAAATGGCATGAAAGTCTGGGGaacactttgtgggcatacagaaCTTCTAAAAGAGCAGGAACAGggacaactccttatgctttaactttcgggcaagatgcagtgctccccgtggaaatcaatgtaagttctgtaagaattcaaaatcaatttggaTTGCATAGTGAAGAGtatatcgaagccatgtgtcaaggaattgaagacttggaTGCCGCCCAAATTAAAGCTttgaaccagattcaagaaggaaagcaagccgttgcccgagcttataacaaaaaggtGAAGATGAAATCTTTCAAGGAAGGGGATTTAGTATGGAAGACAGTCCTCCCTCTAGGAGCTCAACTCAGGGGCTTTGGAAAATGGAGCCtgacatgggaaggtcctttcattATTAGTCGCGTTTTGGATAGAGGGGGATACTACTTGGCGGATCTTGAGGGAAACAGGCATaaacatcccattaatgttaaattcttaaagaaatattgtcctacGTTGTGGGATGTCAGagattgttatattgaagaggATGCAGGGTAAAGAAAGCTTCGGGATATCAATGTGCAGTGTATGTTTATCAATAATTCAAGAAGATGGAAAGACAAAAGTTGCTGAGATAATGTATAtttcatttcgacaaattgatgaaatttacaAAAGATTCAAAGCCGACGTATTACAATCAAATCTCTTGCTGGATGCAATGGTATCTTCAGCTGATCTTCAGATGTCTTCATGGATGAAACCCaatcaggtgatcgggttgtgcggccaacatgAGCCTGGTAGAGGATCCTCAGACAGGACCATCACCATAGGTGATGGTCAAGCCCGACTTATCATCGCAATAAGCAGGAAGACAAGCCTTCGAGAGGAAACCGCCTGACCAGGGGTGTTAGAGATAGCGGGGTGTtcgaccaagggtgttggagataaCAATCCTTTGATGAAAGCCCTTTTTTTCTCACGAAAATGGAGTTTTAGGAAACCCCACTCAAAGCCGGAGAAACCCATTTCTCAGTTTCTGAACGCTCGAGGAAGATGGAAGAGAAGGCTGAAGAGGATTTGATGGCTTGATAGAAGAAATTCCGAGCCAGAATTTATAGAGCCCCAGAGGGTAGTTCAAAGGTCGCGAGGAGAACAAGGGGCACAAGGTTGCCTCATCTTGTCTAGAAAACACGAAGTTCCAAAAGATTGAGATACACGCATGCGGATATTCAATCAATGATGGCGCCTGGGATTCCAACCTTAACATTAATTGAaaggggcactgtttggatcaaaacttgaaactTTAGGCTCAAGAAATGAGCtagcccaaaaggaggcccgaAGGGAAAGACAGCCGAAGCCGCAgtcaaagcccagaaggcagaaaaggccttttctgacttgatacagctcatgaagaccacttgcttacctacccaaaggccaagtggtatagactgaccagctacacagcccataaaagtactttatgatggcagtacatgtaaaaaagctgatgagtcatcacccttcaaaccgcattcgggcaaggttgctgctacaggagaccaagccgagttgtctatataagaagaaagagaaaccaggaataaagacactcaaacaaacaaacaaataaatgcaagcacaaactctgctcaaaccagatttgccaaaagccttcttttatctagtttattagctctgctgctcacttgcagtatcgatctcatttgtagcttttatgtactcatttccagtcatataaattacaagcaatctgcaattttagtcactttcctctgtcatttatatttccaagaaaccttgtcatttacatattgttctatctctccatataagtaaagtccttatttttaaggcaaacaaagaaccttaatttgagcaactcccactcaaatggcataatctcttgatttgaagtcaaaaggcgcaacctcaatcattcaaatcccgtctactagcggcatctagtagttgcacgcccgcacccaccaatctcgtatgtgaagtaaatccCCGGCTTGCCCGCAAGGCGccatggcggatttagggagcgAATAGTTATTATATTATGTTTCATTTAGATATGCTttttaaatgattgaaagtacttttagataaaatattttttggttccaaaagTAAAGTATTTTATGCAAGAAGTACTAGTTATGTACTTCTTCAGAAAGTACTTTCTATAATTTTCCAAAATTtacttacatttttattaaaaattagttcaaaaaatattacaataaaaAACGCTTTTAACCAAGCTGTTAGACATCCACAGCACTCAGTCAGAAGTTTGTCTAAATTAATTCCTCGAAACTAATACCAATTGGTGAGGCGATGTTTCAATTCTTCTCAAAGCAAAAGCAATCCCAAATACTTGCTCTAATGCTAGTAGTTGCAGTCCCTCTGTATTTCTCCTTCAATTTTACACAACCCAGACCGAAAGCAATCACTTCATCCGGGTCTGAAGAAGAAACTCCCATGGCCGCCAACGAATTTGGTgtaaaagttgaaaaaaatCCCACTCAATCCAAACTGACTGAGCTTGGAGTCGCAACTTGGCCCAAGTATGTAACTCTTCATCTCCCATTCTCTTATTATATGCTGATTGAATGAGAAAATTGGgtgatggttttgttttgtttggctAGTGAGaaaattgggttttgtttttggggatGGATTATAGAAAATCAGACCATTTCAGTCACTTGGTAGgaaattttgtttgtgtttgtatATGATGATCTGTGATTTTACATGAAAGATTTCAACTTTGATGTTTTGGTTTTACTTCCCCTTGCTTGTTGGTAAACCCCTGAAATTTTTCTTACCCAACGTGGTCAATACTGTTCTGGATAGAACAATTGTAATACCAGGGGTCATAAGGAGGCTATGAACATGATGGATAGCttggaaaaagaaaggaaaacaaaatctATGCTACATTTGAGACCACCCGTCAAATTATTCGATTTGATCTGGAGTGTGGAGACTAGGAGTGAAAGACATTACAATTGAGCATTGACCTTATTGAACATCCACTTCTCACTGGCCATGTGATCTTGGTAGTGCTTCAGCTTTGTGTTATTTGCTTACAAGAAGCATGATATATCACATACCAGAAATATATCGTTCTTTCCTTAAAGTTGTCAACTATCGGGCTCCCCTGCCCTCTTGTCATTTAGTTGGCGGCTGGTTAGAGTGGACGTACTGGGCATTTAACCCCTGTCCTCCTTCAATCACCTATGCCAGCAGTCCTTGTCGGTTTTAGCTATGGTTGCTCTGTTAGTTTCTTCATTCAGTTTATCTCTTTCGGCCTTGTCTTGTCCTCCTGTGGAAAAGACTTTGCCTCCCTGTTGTAATTGAGCTCTCTGGTCTTTTCCCTGAATGAAGTACTATttcgattaaaaaaaaaagttttcgaCTATTCATTTTGCTCGACAAGTTCATAGATGAAGGAGATATCACAGCTAATGAAGTCAACGTTAGCTAGTACAATCAGCAGTTAGTTCAGAATTGGTTTTGATCTTCTTTATTCAATTCTACAATTAGATTTGTTATCATCTGTTGGTTGTTAGGCTAAATATACTCTCGGAATTGCATTATATAAATACTGGAGTTGTACACTTCATTGATTAAGAAATGAAATCACTTTTGTCATATTTCATTATGGTATGTTGTGGatggaaaaattataaaaaccctCGCTCATGAGGAGGCTATGAACATGACGGATAAATAGATGGGTCGTGGGAGCTGCAAATAGCTTTGGGAAAGAAagagacaacaacaacaacaacaacaaagccttttcccactaagtggggtcggctatatgaatcctagaacgccattgcgctcggttttgtgtcatgtcctccgttagatccaagtactctaagtcttttcttagggtctcttccaaagttttcctaggtcttcctctacccctttggccccgaacctctgttccgtagtcacatcatcgaaccggagcgtcagtaggccttctttgtacatgtccaaaccaccgtaaccgattttctttcatctttccttcaacttcggctactcctactttacctcggatatcctcaatcacaatcttatcctttctcgtgtgcccacacatcccacgaagcatccttatctccgctacacccattttgtgtacgtgttgatgcttcaccgcccaacattctgtgccatacaacatcgctggccttattgccgtcctataaaattttcccttgagcttcagtgacctacgacggtcacacaacacgccggatgcactcttacacttcatccatccagcttgtattctgtggttgagatctccatctaattctccgttctcttgcaagatagatcctaggtagcgaaaacggtcgctttttgtgatcttcgctagattgctccggtcattagtgtggataagtatataaatggatagagataggaaagcaaacaccagatgtacgtggttcacccatattggctacgtccacgaaatagaggagttctcattaattgtgaagggtttacacaagtacataggttcaagctttcttttagtgagtacaagtgaatgatttagtacaaatgacattaggaaatattgtgggagaatgatctcgtaatcacgaaacttctaagtaccggagtgtagtatcgtcttgacttgccttatctgtctcgtaggtagatgtggcatcttctctggaagtactcttcctccatccaggggtggtatctttaactggtggagatgcacaaggtaatgtatcaatttcacttgaagcttacttgtagtttcaggcttggtcaagtgcgatacaaaccatgtagtaggagtcctccaagttgccgagctaggggatctgctgaaagaggtgacagacaaggtaagcaatcagagctccaagcaatcagaactttgatttcgagttccggctgattgttcacattctccctatcttgcaggcagcatgaaggataaagagaagaaaaatgagaagaaatgatatgggatacttttgcttttgaagaagtaactttccacaggcttattcttgaactgggctggagggttttctggtttcctccagagtataaggccgactgaagaatttgagggtcaaaacaagtccatcaaatctatagtacgttcgaccctgctgatatgggatacttttgtttttgacagagtagtggatgtatcggcacgtgtgctgttacgcttgtctccacatgcttccttgtatccttctcacttgccctatctgttcctcaagcagatgggGTAttttccctggaagcataagatgttgaagatgagtactcgagagcaatgtcaggtaagtaatcaagtaaggggttccaggcagtcagttcctgactggaagcttgattccaagtgctgactaattgctctctttctccttgtcttgcaggtaagaacaaggccaaaggaaaagacagggaaaaaacatgatatgggatactcttgcttttaaccctgatgatatgagatattcttgctctagtatagcttgtttgcagaggtattatcggggggaaagaaagctgaatatttcgaaaggcttctttgggagtgccctctcagatatgaggaagggttgagcatttttgcaggtctgcctgtctgttgaggatggaggtcaacatatataggagtctccctaacaacaagtagtaatgctattcctttaccttgcttggtcataacacggtagtgggagctgccagcttcacatgttttaactctgtcagagcactttgaaaaagtggtctgtggtatctggaaagctgatgttgcgtgtaaagattacagacaagctttatccaaggagatccggctcttgaagttgggaaagtggtgcctcttcggttttcgaacaagcaatcctgtcggagatctggctctcgagatttggagaacaatgccttttcgatttttgagaaagcaatcctgctagggatctggctctcgagattcggagagcggtgtctcttcgatttttgagaaagtaatcatgttgggagtctggctctcgagattcggagggcggtgccttttcgattttggagcaagcaatcttgttgggagtgttttctcgaatgtgagaaaaggttgggcatgtttgctagtctatcttgccacgaagcacagaggttgacacacagggactttccaattatccagcagtggtactgttcctttactcttgtgggtaataatatagtagctagaccttcaaaatttatgtgtctaaactttgttagtgctgtttctttgctattcttttacccttcttggtcagagcggtgtagtgggagctgcaagcttcacgtgtctaaactttgtcagagaactttggcaaagttatctgtggtacccatgagctaatgttgcgtgtgggaagtggatgattgaacagtaagattcatgtgctttctacttcaccagaaatcttcgacataatgcccataatttccgcaaagctgacaggtgctgacaaggctggaaaagtaggtgcctcttcgatttctgagatcggcccttatggtctttgagcagcccagcttttaagaaagcaagcgcctcttcgatttctgagatcggccttcgtggtctttgagcagcccaacttttgagaaagcaaacgtctcgtggtctctgagcagcccagcttttgagaaagcaaacgcctcttcgatttctgaagctccgtcgagtgcagatttttatagaggctggcattaagttccaaagcacacttgaatctccaccagtagaagctccattcttgcacttctaagatcttgatttgtccgacctcttctctcttcaacacctttgaaaatgtctggcccctccgaccgtcgttttgacttgaaccttgttaaagagacagccacgccttctccagacaacatatggcgcccatccttcgtctcccctactggtc of Malus sylvestris chromosome 6, drMalSylv7.2, whole genome shotgun sequence contains these proteins:
- the LOC126626737 gene encoding uncharacterized protein LOC126626737 produces the protein MFQFFSKQKQSQILALMLVVAVPLYFSFNFTQPRPKAITSSGSEEETPMAANEFGVKVEKNPTQSKLTELGVATWPKWSCGPSKFPWSFSATETMYLLEGKVNVEVDGKEGSFTIGAGDFVVFPKGMKVTWDVIEAVNKHYSLEE